Part of the Rhizobium sp. WYJ-E13 genome is shown below.
ATCGCGAGCTTCGCCGGAACGCCCGTGGACATGGCAAGGGCCGCGGCAACCAGCACATTGGCGATCTGGAAATCGCCGGCAAGCGGAATATCGACCTCGAAGATCTCGCCTTCGGCATGGATTTCCGCAACCTGCTTATGGCGGAAATGCTCGACGCGCTTCAGCGTCAGATAGCTGCCCTTGCGCCCGACCGTGCGAACGTCATGGCCAGCAGCCGTCGCCACCTTGATCGCCTGCTCAGACCATGGATCATCGGCGAAGATGATGGCGGGCGAACCCTTCGGCAGCACCCGGTCGAAGAGGTGCATCTTGGCGGCCATATAGTCTTCGACCGTCGGATGGTAATCCATATGGTCGCGGCCGAGATTGGTGAATGCGGCGGCGGCAAGTTTCACGCCGTCGAGGCGATACTGGTCGAGCCCGTGGCTGGAGGCCTCCATAGAAGCATGCGTGACGCCCTCGTCGGCGAGTTCGGCAAGCAGCTGGTGCAGCGATACGGTATCGGGCGTCGTCAGCGAGCCATATTCGTTGCGCGTCGGCGAAACGACGCCGGTCGTGCCGATCATGGCGGCAGCGTGGCCGGCATGCGCCCAGATCTGCCTGACGAAGGAGGCAACCGAGGTCTTGCCGGCGGTACCCGTCACCGCGACCATCGTCGCCGGCTGGCGGCCGTAGAAACGCGAGGCGGCAACGGAGAGGAATCGACGCGGTTCGGCAACGACCAGAACCGGCGCGCGGGTTTCGACTGCGTGCGATGCGATGACGACGGCAGCACCCTTGGCAACAGCATCGGCAATGAAGCCTGCCCCATCGGCCTTGGAGCCGGCAATCGCCACGAAAGCCATGCCGGGCGCGATCTTGCGGCTATCGGAAGACAGACCGGAAATCTCCAGCACGCCGGCCGGCCCATCGAGTTCAGCTTTGAGTTCCGGAAACGCATTTCCGGCGAGGTCCCGCAATTTCATCGAATGCACTTCTCTGGTTCAGGTCGACCGCCCCTTACGAATCGACACCGATATTGATTCACACTCAATAAGACACCAACAAGGCCGAGCCGTCTTCGCCGAATTCCGGTTCGACACCGAGGATGGGGGCTGCACGGCGCACGATGTTCTTGACCATGGGTGCCGCCGTATAGGCGGCGATACGCTGATGCTGTTCGCCATCGAGCGGTTCATCGCAGAAGGTCAGCACCACATATCTTGGATTGTCGATCGGGAAAGCCGCCAGAAAGGCGTTGAAATTCAGATTGCTGGCGTAGCGTCCGTTGACCACCTTGTCGGCCGTACCGGTCTTGCCGCCGACATTGAAACCCGGCACGTCGGCGTTGCGGCCGGAGCCCTTTTTGCCGTTGAGCTTGAACAGATAGCGGATATCGTCGCTCGTGCTCTTCTTGACGACGACCTCGGCCACTTCATCGGCCTGCTCGCGGCTGCGCGGCAGGAAAGTCGGCTCGATCAACTTGCCGCCGTTGATGAGGGCGGCACCGGCAACCGCCGTCTGCAGCGGCGTGGTTGCCACACCATGGCCGAAGGAGATCGTGATGGAGTTGATCTTCTTCCAGACACGCGGCTGGCTCGGCATCTTCACTTCCGGCAACTCGGTCTGCATCTTGGTCAACAGCCCAAAACGCGTCAGATAATCCTTCTGCATTTCCATGCCGACGATATCGATCATTCTCGCCGTGCCGATATTGGAAGAATACTCGAAGATTTCCGGAACCGTCAGCCAGCGGCGCTGGCCATGAAAATCGCGAATCGTGAAGCCGCCGATGCGGATCGGGTTGGTGGCGTCGAAACTGTCTTTCAGGGAAACCTTGCCGCTGTCGATCGCCATGGCGGTCGAGAAGGTCTTGAAAGTCGAGCCCATCTCGAACGTTCCGTTCGACATGCGGTTCAGCCAGCCGTCCTTGGAACCTTCCTGCGGATTGTTCGGATCAAAATCCGGTGCAGACGCCATGGCGAGCACCTCGCCCGTATGGGCATCAAGCACAACGGCGCCGGCGCCCTTGGCCTTGTAGTTGACCACGGCATCGGCAACGACATCGCGCACGATCGCCTGCACACGCACATCGATCGAAAGGCGCACCGGCTCCAGCGACTGGTTGCTCGTCATGCCGACCGAGGCAAGATCGGCAAGCCCCTGGTCGTCTATATATTTCTCCATGCCGGCAACGCCGCGGTTGTCGATGTTGACATAACCGAGGATATGCGCAGCCGTCGCGCCACCCGGATAGAAACGGCGTTTCTCCGGCCTGAAACCGATGCCGGGAATGCCGAGCGCCAGGATCTGGCTCTGCTGCTTCGGCGTCAGTTGGCGACGCAGCCAGGCAAAATGCGAGGTGCGGTTCGAGAGCTTCTTATAGGTGTCCTTGGCGTCGAGATCGGCAAGCACCGTCTGCAGCTTCTCGACGGCCTCGTCCGTATCGACGATCTTGTTCGGTTCGGCAAACAGCGAAACGGTCCGGATATCGGTTGCCAGCACTTCGCCGTTGCGGTCGATAATATCGGGGCGCGATGCCATCAGCCGATCGGGCGGCAGGATGGACGAGACCGATTCCGGCTCCTTCATCGCATATTCGACCATACGGGCGCCGATGACGGCATAAAGGGCGGTAAAGCCGACGATGAGCAGGCCGACGCGGCTCTTGGCCTGCCCGGCCTTGCGCTTGCGCGAGCCTTCGATTGCCATGCCGGAGGGGGCGCCGAAACGATTGTAGACGCCGGCGGAAAAATGCGCCTGACTCTTCAGTACCATGATGCGGGAAAGAAAGGACATTATTCCACCGCTCCCGTTTCGATCTGGTCCGCGTCTTCGGCCTCTCGCGGCGCCGGCATCGGGATCGGCTGAGACTTGGCAGCAACACCCAGCTTGGCGCCTGCCTTGGCGTCTCCAGCCTTGGCTTCAGTAACGTCAGGCGGAGGAACCTGCGACTTCAGCATCGGCAGCTCGCGCGCGTGGGCAAGTGCGGTCGAATCCGTCGGTTGCAACTGCAGCTCGCCGTTATAGGCATTGACGAGGCGCTCCAGCCGGTTCGGCTGCGACTGCAGCGCCCAATCGGCCTTCAGGAGATCGATCGTATCCTTCTCCAGCTTGATCTCCGCTTCGAGGCGCTGAACCTCCTCGAGCTTCAGCTCGGCGCGGTGCTTGATCGTGTAGGTAACGGCGGCTGCCGCCGTCATGACGCCGATGAGCACAAGATCGAACGTTCTCAGCATATCAACCTCCAAGCTTTCCGAGGCTGGCAAGATTCGGGAATCCGAAGAGCGACATGTCCTCGGCCTCGGCGGGTGCAATGGTACGCTGGCCGGCGCGCAGCTTGGCGGAACGGGCGCGCGGATTGGTCTCGGCTTCTTCCTCACTGGCCGAAACCATCGACTTGCCGACCGGCTCGAAGGTCGCGACCCGCTCATGCGCTATCGGCAGGTGGCGGGAGCCGGATGCCTTGCCGGCCCGGTCGGAGAAGAACTTCTTGACGATACGGTCCTCCAACGAATGGAAGGTGACGACAACGAGGCGACCGCCGGGTTTCAGCGCCCGCTCGGCAGCAAACAGCGCCTGCGCCAGCTCGCCAAGCTCGTCATTGACGAAGATGCGCAACGCCTGAAAGACCCGCGTTGCGGGATGGATCTTGTCTTTCATCTTGCGCGGCGTCACCAGCTCGATGAGGCCGGCAAGATCACGCGTCGTCTCGAAAGGCTTTTCGACGCGGCGCTTTTCGATGGCATGCGCAATGCGCGGCGCCTGGCTCTCTTCGCCGAGATAATGGAAGATGCGAATGAGATCGGCCACCTTGGCACGATTGACGACATCGGCTGCAGAAACGCCGGCGGCCGACATACGCATGTCGAGCGGGCCGCTCTTCTGGAAAGAGAAGCCGCGCTCGGCCTCATCGATCTGCATCGAGGAAACGCCGATATCCAGCACGACACCATCAAGCCCGCTATCGGGCGCATGATCGGCGAGCTGCGAGAATTGCGAATGGATGAGCTTGAGATGACCGCCATGCGCGGCGACGAGCGCCTGGCCGGCTGCAATCGCCGTCGGATCACGATCAAGCGCGATCACATCGGCGCCGGCATCGAGAATGGCGGACGTATAGCCGCCGGCACCAAAAGTGCCGTCGAGAATGACCTTGCCTGAAGAAGGCTCCAGCGCCGCAAGCACTTCCTTGAGAAGAACCGGAATGTGGCGAACCGGTCCGCCACCGGCTTCAGTTGAACCTCCGCCAGGATTCGCCACCATTCCGTTCCCTCGTTCATTCAGGAACGCTTGCCCGCCAGCTTGCGCTCCCCTCGTGCCTGCGCCTGCGCGGCCGCAAATGCTTGCGGCTGCCAGAGCTGAAAGTGGTCTGCCCGACCGACAAAGGTCACTTCGTCCGAAATACCGGTGAAGTCGCGAATGAAATCCGTGACCATCAACCGCCCCTCGGCGTCGAGCTTCATGAAGACCCCGCCCCCATGAATGAGAAGCGACATCTCGTTTGCCTCCGGCGAAAACGGATCCTCCGCCGCAATCTGCCGCTCGAATCTTTCCAGAAGATCCGAACCGCCGACGCTGATCGCCGGAAACACAAAATCCTGGAAGCAGTAAACTTCCTGAATATTGCGCTGCGCCAGCACGGAACGAAACGCCGCCGGCACGGAAACCCGGCCCTTGGCATCGATCCTGTTGGTCGCATTCGAAAGGAAGCGGCTCATGACACGAAACATCCGTTTCCGAAAGAGCCCGGAAAGCTCTTTGCCGCCCGAAACCCTCAAAGTCAGGCACAGCTTCGCAAGCCGAAAGAACCAAGGTC
Proteins encoded:
- the mraZ gene encoding division/cell wall cluster transcriptional repressor MraZ, whose amino-acid sequence is MSRFLSNATNRIDAKGRVSVPAAFRSVLAQRNIQEVYCFQDFVFPAISVGGSDLLERFERQIAAEDPFSPEANEMSLLIHGGGVFMKLDAEGRLMVTDFIRDFTGISDEVTFVGRADHFQLWQPQAFAAAQAQARGERKLAGKRS
- a CDS encoding UDP-N-acetylmuramoyl-L-alanyl-D-glutamate--2,6-diaminopimelate ligase, which translates into the protein MKLRDLAGNAFPELKAELDGPAGVLEISGLSSDSRKIAPGMAFVAIAGSKADGAGFIADAVAKGAAVVIASHAVETRAPVLVVAEPRRFLSVAASRFYGRQPATMVAVTGTAGKTSVASFVRQIWAHAGHAAAMIGTTGVVSPTRNEYGSLTTPDTVSLHQLLAELADEGVTHASMEASSHGLDQYRLDGVKLAAAAFTNLGRDHMDYHPTVEDYMAAKMHLFDRVLPKGSPAIIFADDPWSEQAIKVATAAGHDVRTVGRKGSYLTLKRVEHFRHKQVAEIHAEGEIFEVDIPLAGDFQIANVLVAAALAMSTGVPAKLAMAALEKLQGASGRLQLVGHTKDGALAYVDYAHKPDALENVLNSVRPFTTGRVIVVFGCGGDRDRGKRPIMGEIACRLADVVIVTDDNPRSEEPAAIRAEIMAAAKCASEIGDRAKAIREAVLQLKSGDTLIVAGKGHEEGQTVGSVTLPFSDHAEVRKALEERVP
- the rsmH gene encoding 16S rRNA (cytosine(1402)-N(4))-methyltransferase RsmH codes for the protein MVANPGGGSTEAGGGPVRHIPVLLKEVLAALEPSSGKVILDGTFGAGGYTSAILDAGADVIALDRDPTAIAAGQALVAAHGGHLKLIHSQFSQLADHAPDSGLDGVVLDIGVSSMQIDEAERGFSFQKSGPLDMRMSAAGVSAADVVNRAKVADLIRIFHYLGEESQAPRIAHAIEKRRVEKPFETTRDLAGLIELVTPRKMKDKIHPATRVFQALRIFVNDELGELAQALFAAERALKPGGRLVVVTFHSLEDRIVKKFFSDRAGKASGSRHLPIAHERVATFEPVGKSMVSASEEEAETNPRARSAKLRAGQRTIAPAEAEDMSLFGFPNLASLGKLGG
- a CDS encoding penicillin-binding protein 2; translation: MSFLSRIMVLKSQAHFSAGVYNRFGAPSGMAIEGSRKRKAGQAKSRVGLLIVGFTALYAVIGARMVEYAMKEPESVSSILPPDRLMASRPDIIDRNGEVLATDIRTVSLFAEPNKIVDTDEAVEKLQTVLADLDAKDTYKKLSNRTSHFAWLRRQLTPKQQSQILALGIPGIGFRPEKRRFYPGGATAAHILGYVNIDNRGVAGMEKYIDDQGLADLASVGMTSNQSLEPVRLSIDVRVQAIVRDVVADAVVNYKAKGAGAVVLDAHTGEVLAMASAPDFDPNNPQEGSKDGWLNRMSNGTFEMGSTFKTFSTAMAIDSGKVSLKDSFDATNPIRIGGFTIRDFHGQRRWLTVPEIFEYSSNIGTARMIDIVGMEMQKDYLTRFGLLTKMQTELPEVKMPSQPRVWKKINSITISFGHGVATTPLQTAVAGAALINGGKLIEPTFLPRSREQADEVAEVVVKKSTSDDIRYLFKLNGKKGSGRNADVPGFNVGGKTGTADKVVNGRYASNLNFNAFLAAFPIDNPRYVVLTFCDEPLDGEQHQRIAAYTAAPMVKNIVRRAAPILGVEPEFGEDGSALLVSY